In Necator americanus strain Aroian chromosome IV, whole genome shotgun sequence, the following proteins share a genomic window:
- a CDS encoding hypothetical protein (NECATOR_CHRIV.G17296.T1), with protein MMSLKLPPRAVGQVQWFRIQSRHSLSRKRSFSLSRPTSSIATYFEDMKTRGLVRSSYPSNLDTNFLNELRSLPPVIYAGFDPTAKSLHIGNLLVVVNLLRAAQFGIRPIAIVGGATAAIGDPSGRSSERDSQSKDIIARNAESISAQLKKIAQNVLAKEITVHDNNEWFAQMTMVDYLRSCKRLRVGEMLRMGAVKARLEDDCGGISFTEFSYQTMQAYDWAMLLKKYDCRFQIGGSDQLGHLDIGAHYIKRTCDEKFAAGICLPLVTDSAGNKLGKSTGGEVWLSAEMTSPFHFYQFLRQLHDTEAEQMYRQYSLAPWEEVLAKVEEHRRNLGKWVAQDALAIELTRIVHGSEGLTTAQRCSRALFQGSMEDIRSLSENELLSLFGNTVKVPRNNVKTMGDLADHTRSDKIKGSMLMTKGAFKVNGEKIVDNTAELDVEKICLPEAPDLTLICWGKRKFQLVQWV; from the exons ATGATGAGTTTAAAATTACCGCCTCGCGCCGTTGGACAAGTCCAATGGTTTCGTATCCAGTCTCGTCATTCCCTAAGTAGAAAACGCAGTTTTTCTCTATCCCG GCCTACCTCTTCAATCGCTACTTATTTTGAGGATATGAAAACACGTGGGCTTGTGCGTTCCTCCTATCCATCAAACCTTGACACGAACTTCTTAAATGAGCTGAG ATCGTTACCACCTGTTATTTATGCCGGGTTTGATCCAACTGCAAAAAGCCTTCACATAGGTAATCTACTAGTGGTCGTGAATTTGCTGAGAGCTGCCCAATTTGGCATCCGACCCATAGCCATTGTTGGTGGTGCCACTGCAGCTATTGGTGACCCAAGTGGCAGGTCTTCTG AGCGAGATTCCCAGAGCAAAGACATAATTGCACGAAACGCAGAAAGTATTTCCGCTCAATTAAAGAAGATAGCTCAAAATGTGCTCGCCAAAGAAATTACAGTACACGATAATAATGAATGGTTTGCTCAG ATGACAATGGTGGACTATCTTAGAAGCTGCAAACGACTTCGTGTTGGCGAAATGCTCCGGATGGGTGCTGTAAAGGCGCGCCTTGAAGACGATTGCGGTGGCATATCATTTACGGAGTTCAGCTATCAAACAATGCAGGCTTATGATTGGGCGATGTTGCTGAAGAAGTACGATTGCAGATTCCAG ATTGGTGGTTCCGATCAGCTTGGTCATCTAGACATTGGTGCTCATTACATCAAAAGAACTTGTGATGAAAAATTTGCTGCAG GCATCTGTCTGCCCCTGGTCACTGATAGTGCAGGAAATAAGTTGGGAAAGTCTACTGGCGGTGAAGTCTGGCTTAGTGCTGAAATGACGTCACCGTTTCATTTCTATCAATTCCTTCGACAGTTGCACGATACCGAGGCAGAGCAAATGTACCGACAGTACAG TCTGGCGCCATGGGAAGAAGTTTTAGCCAAGGTTGAAGAACATCGACGGAATCTAGGCAAGTGGGTGGCACAGGATGCATTAGCCATAGAGCTTACGAGAATTGTACACGGAAGCGAGGGACTTACAACTGCTCAACGATGTTCCAGAGCTCTTTTTCAAG GATCTATGGAGGATATCCGATCCTTGAGCGAGAAtgaacttctttctttatttggcAATACTGTAAAGGTGCCCAGAAACAACGTAAAAACGATGGGAGATTTGGCAGATCATACAAGGAGCGATAAGATAAAGGGATCCATGTTAATGACCAAAGGAGCGTTCAAGGTGAATGGAGAGAAG atagTTGACAACACTGCTGAGCTGGATGTTGAAAAGATTTGTCTTCCTGAAGCCCCTGATCTTACATTGATATGTTGGGGTAAACGAAAGTTCCAATTAGTGCAATGGGTTTAG